A portion of the Sulfuricurvum kujiense DSM 16994 genome contains these proteins:
- the argB gene encoding acetylglutamate kinase, producing the protein MQRKIDTVKTLMDAMPFIKEFRDEIVVIKYGGSAQSSDELKAKFAQDIVLLHLVGVKVVIVHGGGSRISQLLGDLKIPTEFIDGERVSTPEVMRIVEMVLSGEINKEITSLLNSHGAKAIGISGKDAHFLMAKPKDEAKFGLTGRVESVKSDVIHNLLREGFIPVIAPIGADEALGHPGYNINADLAASAVAAAIGACKVIFMTDTPGVLNNQKELLSTLTEAQVESLKANGTIHGGMVPKVDACLEAVDGGVKKAHIIDGRIEHAILLELFTSDGVGTQITL; encoded by the coding sequence ATGCAGCGCAAAATTGATACCGTAAAAACTTTGATGGACGCGATGCCGTTCATCAAAGAGTTTCGCGATGAGATCGTTGTTATTAAATACGGCGGTTCGGCTCAAAGTTCGGATGAGCTGAAAGCTAAATTTGCTCAGGATATCGTACTGCTTCACCTCGTTGGGGTAAAAGTCGTCATCGTTCACGGCGGCGGAAGCCGTATCAGCCAGCTTTTGGGTGATCTGAAAATCCCGACCGAATTTATCGACGGGGAGCGTGTCAGCACCCCTGAGGTTATGCGGATCGTAGAGATGGTTCTCAGCGGTGAAATCAATAAAGAGATCACCTCCCTGCTCAATTCGCACGGTGCCAAAGCGATCGGAATCAGCGGCAAAGACGCCCACTTTCTGATGGCAAAACCCAAAGATGAAGCCAAATTCGGCTTGACGGGGCGTGTTGAGAGTGTCAAATCCGACGTTATCCATAATCTTCTTCGCGAAGGATTCATTCCCGTCATCGCTCCGATCGGTGCCGATGAAGCGCTCGGGCATCCGGGATACAACATCAATGCCGATCTTGCCGCATCGGCGGTTGCGGCGGCTATCGGCGCCTGCAAAGTGATTTTTATGACCGATACTCCGGGCGTTTTGAACAATCAAAAAGAGCTGCTTTCGACGCTTACCGAAGCACAGGTCGAATCTTTAAAAGCAAACGGGACGATTCACGGCGGGATGGTTCCGAAAGTGGATGCGTGTCTCGAAGCGGTGGATGGCGGGGTGAAAAAAGCCCATATCATCGACGGACGGATTGAACACGCGATTTTGCTCGAACTCTTTACTTCGGACGGGGTAGGGACGCAGATTACGCTGTAA
- a CDS encoding tetraacyldisaccharide 4'-kinase yields the protein MKRFWILWGERYLYNPSLFQKILSVLLLPLSWIYCFGAYIRYRRSKPKSLGIPVISIGNLTVGGSGKTPVVIEMAKLFEKPAIVLRGYGRQSKGMVVVKDKSTILCDVIRSGDEAMLYAELLGSAVVIVSEIRERAIAEAKAMGCEVVLLDDGYGKHTIEKLDLVIAVPTPNPYCLPSGPYRERLWSGKNSMILMEKVAFQRFVTVNNPTEKMVLVTAIARPERLDPFLPEVLEKIYFEDHHFFTQGELEMIIERTGATSLLVTSKDLVKMSPYKKFNFSVLELSIVLDETLITTVKEYVHAAQN from the coding sequence TTGAAACGGTTCTGGATACTTTGGGGAGAACGTTATCTATACAACCCATCGCTATTCCAAAAAATTCTCTCCGTACTCCTGTTACCTCTCAGCTGGATTTACTGTTTCGGTGCCTATATCCGCTACCGGCGCAGTAAACCCAAATCACTCGGAATACCGGTCATTAGCATCGGCAATCTAACCGTCGGCGGGAGCGGCAAAACGCCGGTCGTCATCGAGATGGCGAAACTGTTTGAAAAGCCCGCCATCGTATTGCGCGGATACGGACGGCAAAGCAAAGGGATGGTTGTCGTCAAAGACAAATCGACCATACTGTGCGATGTCATCCGAAGCGGCGACGAAGCGATGCTCTACGCTGAGCTGCTCGGAAGTGCCGTAGTAATCGTCAGTGAGATCCGAGAGCGGGCAATCGCTGAGGCTAAAGCCATGGGATGCGAAGTGGTATTGCTCGACGACGGGTACGGCAAGCATACGATCGAAAAACTTGATCTCGTTATCGCGGTACCGACTCCGAATCCGTATTGTCTCCCTTCCGGTCCGTACAGAGAGCGGCTGTGGAGCGGTAAAAATTCTATGATACTGATGGAAAAAGTCGCTTTCCAGCGTTTTGTGACCGTGAATAATCCGACCGAGAAAATGGTTTTGGTAACGGCGATTGCCCGCCCGGAACGTCTTGACCCGTTCTTGCCGGAAGTGTTGGAAAAAATCTATTTCGAAGATCACCATTTCTTTACGCAAGGTGAACTTGAGATGATAATAGAGCGCACCGGAGCAACCAGTCTATTGGTAACTTCAAAAGACTTGGTTAAAATGTCGCCTTATAAAAAATTCAACTTTTCCGTTTTGGAACTCTCCATAGTCTTGGACGAGACATTGATAACTACTGTTAAGGAATATGTACATGCAGCGCAAAATTGA
- a CDS encoding DegT/DnrJ/EryC1/StrS family aminotransferase: MSIPFYRVDVGGDEREKIDEVFDGEAPNIVEDLEAAFESYVGASYALATSHGTAALHLAMLAIDLKRGDKVICSINAYPSIPEVVRHFDAEPIFIDINPDTFTIDLDKLEAYLAENKSKKLKAVIVSHVAGQCVDLDRLYEIAKQYDVKIVEDASDALGATYNGQKIGSTGADITCFDFSPHLRHNVCNGGMLVCDDEEIMERAKSLRNHAMVIEDEGLGYIYDVVDIGSQYMMSPLDAATILVQLEKQDDNIERQRQIAEIYNERLADAPHIRLPIANEEHPYSLYIIKVDKNRDSFARELAARGIECGLHYIPLHLLSYYKSKYSLRVNDFPIALRNYQQVLSIPNYAALSDDEVEEICDAILDVASTRV, from the coding sequence ATGAGTATCCCATTTTACCGTGTCGATGTCGGCGGAGATGAACGCGAAAAGATTGACGAAGTATTCGACGGAGAAGCGCCGAATATTGTTGAAGACTTGGAAGCGGCATTCGAATCGTATGTCGGTGCTTCGTATGCACTGGCAACGTCGCACGGTACGGCCGCCCTTCATCTGGCGATGCTGGCCATCGATCTCAAGCGGGGCGATAAAGTGATTTGTTCGATCAACGCTTATCCCTCGATTCCCGAAGTCGTACGCCATTTCGATGCCGAACCGATTTTTATCGATATCAACCCGGACACGTTTACGATCGATTTGGACAAACTCGAAGCGTATTTGGCCGAAAACAAATCCAAAAAACTCAAAGCGGTGATCGTCTCGCATGTGGCGGGACAATGTGTCGATTTGGACCGATTGTATGAAATTGCTAAACAATATGATGTCAAAATCGTCGAAGACGCCTCAGATGCGCTTGGAGCAACCTATAACGGCCAAAAAATCGGCTCGACGGGTGCCGATATCACCTGTTTCGATTTCAGCCCCCATTTGCGGCACAACGTCTGCAACGGCGGAATGCTCGTCTGTGATGACGAAGAGATCATGGAACGGGCAAAATCGCTTCGCAACCATGCAATGGTGATCGAAGATGAAGGGCTGGGATATATTTACGATGTCGTCGATATCGGAAGCCAATACATGATGAGTCCGTTGGATGCGGCGACGATTCTCGTTCAGCTTGAAAAGCAGGATGACAATATAGAGCGTCAGCGCCAAATCGCCGAAATCTATAATGAACGTTTGGCGGATGCTCCACATATCAGACTTCCGATTGCCAATGAGGAACACCCTTATTCGCTCTACATTATCAAAGTCGATAAAAACCGTGACTCGTTTGCGCGTGAACTGGCCGCACGGGGGATCGAGTGCGGGTTGCACTATATACCGCTTCATTTGCTCAGTTATTACAAATCGAAGTATTCGCTGCGGGTTAACGATTTCCCGATTGCGCTGCGCAACTACCAGCAGGTACTCTCTATCCCGAACTATGCGGCGCTCAGCGACGATGAAGTCGAGGAGATTTGTGACGCAATTTTGGATGTAGCTTCTACACGCGTTTGA
- a CDS encoding NAD+ synthase has protein sequence MGKYELISRYLCEFLGQEVRKTGLQKVVVGLSGGIDSAVVAVLAHRAFGDDLLCIKMPSHYSSMSSLDDADELCGTFGLRSETYSIEPMLKAYESSDMSPLRIGNLSARLRMVTLFDISAREGALVLGTSNKSELMLGYGTLHGDLASAINPIGDLYKTEVFELARYLGVPSSIIDKPPSADLWAGQSDEAEIGYPYADLDRVLKRYVEERHTVEEIVSDGENSQLVDMIVTRIYKNQFKRKMPLIAKLTSRTPNHDFNYPRDITL, from the coding sequence GTGGGTAAATACGAGCTAATAAGCCGATATTTGTGCGAATTTCTGGGTCAGGAAGTCCGTAAAACAGGTCTGCAAAAAGTTGTTGTGGGACTGAGCGGAGGGATCGATTCGGCTGTGGTCGCGGTATTGGCGCATCGTGCGTTCGGTGATGATTTGCTTTGTATCAAAATGCCTTCTCACTATTCATCGATGAGTTCACTGGACGATGCGGATGAATTATGCGGCACTTTCGGCCTTAGATCAGAGACTTACAGCATCGAGCCGATGTTAAAAGCGTATGAATCTTCCGATATGTCACCGCTTCGGATCGGGAATCTCTCGGCAAGGTTACGGATGGTAACATTGTTTGATATATCGGCACGCGAAGGGGCTTTGGTTCTGGGAACCAGCAATAAAAGCGAACTGATGCTCGGATACGGGACGCTGCATGGCGATTTGGCCAGCGCGATCAATCCCATCGGAGATTTGTATAAAACCGAAGTATTTGAGCTGGCCCGTTATTTAGGAGTACCGAGTTCGATTATCGACAAACCCCCCTCAGCCGATTTGTGGGCAGGGCAGAGCGATGAAGCGGAGATCGGATACCCCTACGCCGATTTGGACCGTGTGTTGAAACGTTACGTCGAAGAGCGTCATACAGTGGAAGAAATTGTTTCAGATGGTGAAAACTCTCAATTAGTCGATATGATAGTGACAAGAATCTATAAGAATCAGTTTAAACGCAAAATGCCTTTAATCGCCAAGTTGACTTCACGAACGCCTAACCATGATTTCAACTATCCTAGAGATATTACACTTTAG
- a CDS encoding ferritin-like domain-containing protein, protein MSGIRHDIMAPMELYSTLETLLTNSDPREKIALFGDFYAAYNRGEITRDMSASPVVFEHPSYRDFCTVIDPKEVPRRTKLNTSHGQTLLLHAIAHIEYSAIDLALDAVYRFRECGEVFERDWLVVAEDEVRHFEMIEGLLKELGSYYGEYPVHDALFEASMRTLDLLERMAVVPRYLEANGLDATPQILTKLHPYRHEAMIAKIIAALYVILDEEIDHVRKGDRWFEYACAHSGKETSSYFEIIEKHYPNSFPRKININCAARKMAGFGKDELNRISFTKC, encoded by the coding sequence ATGAGTGGAATACGACACGATATAATGGCACCTATGGAACTCTACAGCACTTTAGAAACACTTTTAACCAATTCCGATCCCAGAGAGAAGATAGCCCTTTTCGGCGATTTTTACGCCGCGTACAATCGCGGTGAGATCACACGGGACATGTCGGCTTCTCCTGTCGTCTTTGAGCACCCGTCTTACCGTGATTTTTGCACCGTAATCGATCCCAAAGAGGTTCCCAGACGGACGAAACTCAACACTTCCCACGGTCAGACGCTCCTGCTCCATGCGATCGCCCATATCGAATACAGTGCGATCGATCTGGCGCTAGACGCTGTGTACCGTTTCCGTGAATGCGGTGAAGTGTTTGAACGTGACTGGCTTGTCGTGGCGGAGGATGAGGTGCGCCATTTCGAGATGATCGAGGGGTTGCTCAAAGAGCTCGGGAGCTATTACGGCGAATATCCGGTGCATGACGCGCTGTTCGAAGCCTCCATGCGCACACTCGATCTGCTGGAGCGGATGGCGGTTGTGCCGCGCTATCTCGAAGCCAACGGACTGGATGCGACGCCGCAGATTTTGACTAAACTGCACCCCTACCGCCATGAGGCGATGATCGCGAAAATCATTGCCGCACTCTATGTTATTTTGGACGAAGAGATCGATCATGTCCGCAAAGGGGATCGATGGTTCGAGTACGCCTGTGCTCACTCGGGAAAAGAGACGTCGAGCTATTTTGAGATCATCGAAAAACACTATCCCAACAGTTTTCCCCGCAAAATCAATATCAACTGCGCAGCACGAAAGATGGCGGGATTCGGTAAGGATGAGCTGAACCGTATTTCGTTTACGAAGTGTTGA
- a CDS encoding GIY-YIG nuclease family protein, producing MKPSDKAYTLYILKCSDDTYYTGIALDIDKRVHEHNTSDKGAKYTRYRRPVTLMYQESCHDKSTALKRERAVKRMKRSAKEALWICG from the coding sequence ATGAAACCGTCCGACAAAGCCTATACCCTCTACATCCTCAAATGCAGCGACGATACCTACTATACGGGGATCGCTCTGGACATCGATAAAAGGGTGCATGAGCACAATACGTCGGATAAAGGGGCAAAATACACCCGCTATCGCCGCCCCGTTACCCTGATGTATCAGGAGAGCTGCCATGACAAAAGCACGGCGCTCAAGCGCGAGCGTGCCGTCAAACGTATGAAACGAAGTGCAAAAGAGGCATTATGGATCTGTGGCTAA
- a CDS encoding transglutaminase-like domain-containing protein, translating to MDLWLKIAIIALIAFTVYREILKSAKIASTRSVQTSKAGFITFIGIGSVVGMFTYAGMSMTWVETRDLRAYHPKNSSQFVSLYDRGVIELNGMVIKTNLAREGELAPLAERLTQGCNGDDGCEAQKLFDYVTAIPYRTDYTSRNALTVVKSNWGDCDDKSNLFASLLNERGIDYRFIYVPHHVFVAVHLSDTRNVPFLNAKLTMDGKDFYYAETTASGARIGEFNGQFPYSFEGIYDMNRNRPEELSNVKFSIG from the coding sequence ATGGATCTGTGGCTAAAAATCGCGATAATCGCTCTTATCGCGTTTACGGTGTACCGCGAAATTCTAAAATCGGCTAAAATCGCCTCCACACGCTCGGTACAAACCTCAAAAGCCGGGTTTATCACTTTTATCGGCATAGGGAGCGTCGTCGGAATGTTCACCTATGCGGGGATGTCGATGACATGGGTCGAGACGCGCGACCTGCGAGCCTATCATCCTAAGAACTCTTCACAATTTGTAAGCCTCTATGATCGGGGAGTCATCGAGCTAAACGGTATGGTGATCAAAACCAATCTGGCACGTGAGGGGGAACTCGCCCCTCTCGCTGAGAGGCTTACACAGGGGTGCAACGGTGACGACGGGTGCGAAGCCCAAAAACTCTTCGACTACGTCACCGCCATCCCCTACCGCACCGATTATACGAGCCGAAATGCCCTCACCGTCGTCAAAAGCAACTGGGGAGACTGCGATGATAAATCAAACCTCTTTGCCTCATTGCTGAATGAGCGGGGGATCGATTACCGTTTCATCTATGTCCCCCACCATGTTTTCGTCGCCGTACATCTGAGCGACACCCGCAATGTGCCGTTTTTAAATGCGAAACTCACGATGGACGGCAAGGATTTCTATTACGCCGAGACGACGGCGAGCGGAGCGAGGATCGGGGAGTTCAACGGGCAGTTTCCCTACAGTTTCGAGGGGATATACGATATGAACAGAAATCGTCCCGAAGAACTCTCCAACGTCAAGTTTTCAATCGGATAA
- a CDS encoding MBL fold metallo-hydrolase: MEILKRPMGDYQTNCYIVRIDGKEIIIDPGMGASEWVIANVKNPVAILNTHGHFDHVWSNSELQEKLNIPLYTPKGDMMLLQNSTWMPGLPPSTPDVAVEGDQAFDIGGIEVKFHHFPGHCPGCSMIEIGDAIFSGDFLFEGSIGRWDFPYSDGEAMRQSLKRFATWTIDKPLYPGHGNPTSVAAEQRNVDYWLRAI; the protein is encoded by the coding sequence ATGGAAATCTTAAAACGCCCGATGGGCGACTATCAAACCAACTGCTATATTGTCAGAATCGACGGCAAAGAGATTATCATCGATCCGGGGATGGGGGCGAGTGAATGGGTGATAGCAAACGTCAAAAATCCCGTCGCCATTTTAAATACCCACGGCCATTTCGACCATGTCTGGAGCAACAGCGAGTTGCAAGAAAAGTTAAACATTCCCCTCTATACTCCCAAAGGGGACATGATGCTGCTCCAAAACAGCACCTGGATGCCGGGATTGCCGCCGTCGACTCCCGATGTCGCCGTAGAGGGTGATCAAGCATTTGATATCGGCGGGATCGAAGTGAAATTTCACCATTTTCCGGGACACTGCCCTGGGTGTTCCATGATCGAAATCGGCGATGCAATTTTTAGCGGAGATTTTTTGTTTGAAGGTTCTATCGGACGGTGGGATTTCCCCTATTCCGACGGTGAGGCAATGCGACAAAGCTTGAAACGATTTGCCACATGGACGATCGATAAACCGCTCTACCCGGGTCACGGAAATCCGACCTCCGTCGCTGCGGAACAGCGCAACGTCGACTATTGGCTTCGCGCTATTTAA
- a CDS encoding hotdog domain-containing protein, whose product MAKEHSDNIDELIQVAITPQTALNTHERINTVYSGEIVKMEAGYAKVMLETIEGMRADDLGLVHGGFIFSAADFAAMAAVNEPNVVLASCNCLFLAPVRVGDTVTFEATEHQKEGRKRNVTVRGFVHEIKVFEGEFKTVVTERHVLRLDLMKNIDA is encoded by the coding sequence TTGGCAAAAGAGCACTCTGATAATATCGATGAACTGATTCAAGTCGCAATAACACCGCAGACGGCGTTAAATACCCATGAGAGAATCAATACGGTTTACAGCGGCGAAATCGTTAAGATGGAAGCCGGATACGCAAAAGTGATGTTGGAAACGATAGAAGGTATGCGTGCCGATGATTTGGGGCTGGTTCACGGCGGATTTATTTTTAGTGCAGCCGATTTTGCCGCAATGGCGGCGGTTAATGAACCTAATGTCGTGTTGGCGTCATGCAACTGCCTCTTTTTGGCGCCGGTGAGAGTAGGGGATACGGTTACGTTTGAAGCGACTGAACACCAAAAAGAGGGGCGAAAGCGTAACGTAACGGTTCGCGGCTTCGTCCACGAGATCAAAGTGTTCGAAGGGGAGTTTAAAACCGTCGTTACCGAACGTCACGTTCTTCGCTTAGATCTGATGAAAAATATCGATGCTTAA
- the cmoB gene encoding tRNA 5-methoxyuridine(34)/uridine 5-oxyacetic acid(34) synthase CmoB gives MDLTAVRQERSKWMTWKNIAPLREALNTLPQVETKVELGNTVAVSSEEAVDSAELERIARLMMPWRKGPFDLFGLFIDTEWRSDLKYNFLRPHFNLSGKKVADIGCNNGYYMFRFLEDAPAKVVGFDPSALFKCQFDLINHFVKSDIVYELLGVEHLPFYEEKFDVIFCLGVLYHRSDPVAMLKSLAQGLAEGGEIYLDTFIIDGDEPVALCPSGSYSKITNVYFVPTLKALENWCIRAGFTSFEVLGTVVTTSDEQRKTDWIESQSLEDFLDPADSTKTVEGYPAPKRGYVRIKKG, from the coding sequence ATGGATCTTACTGCGGTACGCCAAGAACGCTCAAAATGGATGACATGGAAAAATATCGCTCCGTTACGTGAAGCGTTGAATACACTTCCGCAGGTTGAGACAAAGGTTGAGTTAGGCAATACCGTTGCAGTATCAAGCGAAGAAGCGGTTGATAGCGCAGAACTCGAACGTATTGCACGCCTTATGATGCCGTGGCGAAAGGGGCCGTTTGATCTGTTCGGCCTTTTTATCGATACCGAATGGCGTAGTGATCTTAAATACAATTTTCTCCGTCCCCATTTCAATCTCAGCGGCAAAAAAGTGGCCGATATCGGGTGTAACAACGGCTATTATATGTTCCGTTTTCTCGAAGACGCTCCGGCAAAAGTGGTCGGATTTGACCCATCGGCTCTTTTTAAATGCCAGTTCGATTTGATCAACCATTTCGTCAAGAGCGACATTGTCTATGAGCTTTTGGGGGTGGAACACCTGCCGTTTTACGAAGAGAAATTTGACGTTATTTTTTGTCTGGGGGTACTTTACCACCGCAGCGACCCCGTCGCGATGCTCAAATCTCTCGCTCAGGGGTTAGCCGAGGGGGGCGAGATTTATCTCGATACCTTTATCATTGACGGGGACGAGCCTGTCGCCCTGTGCCCGAGCGGAAGCTATTCGAAAATAACCAACGTTTATTTCGTTCCGACACTTAAAGCGCTGGAAAACTGGTGCATCCGTGCCGGATTTACGTCGTTTGAAGTGTTGGGAACCGTGGTGACAACATCGGACGAACAGCGCAAAACCGATTGGATCGAATCGCAAAGCCTTGAAGATTTTCTCGATCCTGCCGATAGTACCAAAACAGTAGAGGGATACCCTGCACCGAAGCGGGGATATGTACGGATTAAAAAGGGATAA
- a CDS encoding cation diffusion facilitator family transporter translates to MRIEQKATLISSSVAFVLVALKLTFGIISGSVAVLASAIDSLLDLVVSAFNYFALHHSDKEPDEHFNYGRRKLEPLAAVIEGTIISLSALFILYESISKIVQGSSIEHLESSIIVMIASIVITAALVLFLRHVANKTGNMVIRADALHYQTDLLSNGAVLAALGLIALTDIPLIDPLLGIGISAYMLYSAFPLIKEGILMLLDAALDAESVAKINSLLNSQIEISSHHDLRTRRSGSDIYLSVHIVFSISTSLYDAHMVGDRIELAFKNLFPDDTVHSLIHLDPYDDSEDNQLN, encoded by the coding sequence ATGCGTATAGAACAAAAAGCCACCCTCATCTCCAGTTCCGTTGCCTTCGTATTGGTAGCGTTGAAACTCACGTTCGGAATTATCAGCGGCTCCGTCGCCGTTTTGGCCTCTGCAATCGACTCGCTGCTCGACCTCGTCGTCTCGGCATTCAACTATTTTGCCCTCCACCACTCCGACAAAGAGCCGGATGAACATTTTAACTACGGACGTCGCAAACTCGAGCCCTTAGCCGCCGTCATCGAGGGGACGATTATCAGCCTCTCCGCACTCTTTATCCTGTACGAATCGATCTCAAAGATCGTGCAGGGAAGCAGTATCGAGCATTTGGAATCGTCCATCATCGTTATGATTGCTTCTATCGTCATTACCGCCGCTTTGGTGCTGTTTCTCCGACATGTCGCCAACAAAACCGGAAATATGGTCATCCGTGCCGACGCGCTTCATTACCAAACCGATTTGCTCAGCAACGGTGCCGTCTTGGCTGCACTCGGACTGATCGCCCTGACCGATATCCCGCTGATCGATCCGCTTTTGGGGATCGGGATCAGTGCTTATATGCTCTATTCGGCATTTCCTTTGATCAAAGAGGGGATTTTGATGCTCCTCGATGCGGCGCTCGATGCCGAGAGTGTCGCTAAAATCAACTCTCTGTTAAACTCCCAAATCGAAATCAGTTCCCATCACGATTTGCGGACACGCCGCTCCGGAAGCGATATCTATCTGAGCGTCCACATTGTTTTCAGTATCAGCACATCCCTCTATGATGCCCACATGGTAGGAGACCGGATAGAGTTGGCATTTAAAAATCTTTTTCCCGACGATACCGTCCACTCTCTCATCCATCTCGATCCGTATGATGATTCTGAAGATAACCAGTTAAATTGA
- a CDS encoding Tll0287-like domain-containing protein, which translates to MKRFIVIPLTLASSLLLASSSADEQAIAKGNQASALLVQKLGGELKIQMQSNSALGALNFCSQNALTLTEQVAKETKTSMKRLSLKNRNPLNAPTPQEAALLNRWETLAKNGEPLPPHELVNVSDTAAVYYKPILINNEACLKCHGNVEGELAKAIRAAYPDDKATGYKMGDLRGMIAVEMAR; encoded by the coding sequence ATGAAACGTTTTATCGTTATTCCCCTCACCCTCGCATCATCGTTGCTGCTCGCTTCCTCTTCGGCTGACGAGCAGGCCATCGCAAAAGGAAATCAGGCCTCTGCCCTACTGGTTCAAAAGCTCGGCGGCGAACTAAAAATTCAGATGCAAAGCAACAGTGCACTCGGAGCGCTCAATTTTTGCTCCCAAAACGCCCTCACCCTGACGGAGCAAGTCGCCAAAGAGACCAAAACATCCATGAAGCGCCTCAGCCTTAAAAACCGCAATCCGCTCAATGCACCGACTCCACAAGAAGCCGCCCTTCTCAACCGATGGGAAACATTGGCAAAAAACGGCGAGCCGCTCCCGCCGCATGAACTGGTAAACGTGTCCGACACTGCAGCGGTCTATTACAAACCGATACTGATCAATAATGAAGCGTGTCTGAAATGTCACGGAAATGTGGAGGGTGAACTCGCCAAAGCGATTCGCGCCGCTTACCCTGACGATAAAGCAACGGGATATAAAATGGGAGATTTGAGAGGGATGATTGCCGTCGAAATGGCCCGCTAA